A genomic window from Erythrobacter sp. BLCC-B19 includes:
- a CDS encoding ABC transporter ATP-binding protein has protein sequence MLELSHVSHVYPNGTHALDDVSLTIPKGMFGLLGPNGAGKSTLMRTIATLQAPTQGAIRFGDIDVLAEPDRLRRTLGYLPQDFGVYPRVSAYQMLDHMAVLKGVNNRGERKAMVEHLLNQTNLWSVRAKAIAGFSGGMRQRFGIAQALIGEPQLIIVDEPTAGLDPEERNRFLNLLAGIGENVVVILSTHIVDDVADLCPRMAVLAGGRVRLEGAPRELIASTQGRVWQKTIPHTQLAEMQASHEVISHRFFAGEIVVHVLAESQPEGFAPVSGGLEDVYFATLAESRRTAPAAQAA, from the coding sequence ATGCTCGAACTCAGCCATGTCAGCCATGTCTATCCCAATGGCACCCACGCGCTCGACGATGTGAGCCTGACGATCCCCAAGGGGATGTTCGGGCTGCTGGGGCCGAACGGGGCGGGCAAATCGACCTTGATGCGCACCATCGCGACCTTGCAGGCGCCGACCCAAGGCGCCATCCGCTTCGGCGATATCGACGTGCTGGCCGAGCCTGATCGGCTGCGCCGCACGCTGGGCTATCTGCCGCAGGATTTCGGCGTCTATCCGCGGGTCTCGGCCTACCAGATGCTCGATCACATGGCGGTGCTCAAGGGCGTGAACAACCGCGGAGAGCGCAAGGCGATGGTCGAGCACCTGCTCAATCAGACCAACCTGTGGAGCGTCCGGGCCAAGGCGATTGCCGGCTTTTCGGGCGGGATGCGCCAGCGTTTCGGCATCGCGCAGGCGTTGATCGGCGAGCCGCAACTCATCATCGTCGACGAGCCCACCGCCGGGCTCGACCCGGAAGAGCGCAACCGTTTCCTCAACCTGCTGGCCGGGATCGGGGAGAATGTCGTGGTGATCCTTTCGACCCATATCGTCGATGACGTCGCCGACCTGTGCCCCCGCATGGCAGTGCTGGCGGGCGGCAGGGTGCGGCTGGAGGGTGCCCCGCGCGAACTGATCGCCAGCACGCAGGGCCGCGTCTGGCAGAAGACCATCCCTCACACCCAGCTCGCTGAAATGCAGGCCAGCCACGAGGTCATCTCGCACCGCTTCTTCGCGGGCGAGATCGTCGTCCATGTCCTTGCCGAGAGCCAGCCCGAAGGTTTCGCCCCGGTCAGCGGGGGGCTGGAGGATGTCTATTTCGCCACCCTTGCCGAATCCCGCCGCACCGCGCCTGCCGCTCAGGCCGCGTAA